Proteins encoded by one window of Camelus bactrianus isolate YW-2024 breed Bactrian camel chromosome 9, ASM4877302v1, whole genome shotgun sequence:
- the CSF1 gene encoding macrophage colony-stimulating factor 1 isoform X3 has translation MTARGAAGHCPPTTWLGPLLLLVCLLASRTTTEEVSEHCSHLIGNGHLQFLQQLIDSQMETSCQISFEFVDQEQLNDSVCYLKKALLLMQDTMDVTMRFKDNTPNANVIVQLQELSLRLKSCFTKDYEEQDRACVRTFHETPLQLLEKIKNIFNETKNLLKKDWNVFSKNCNNIFAKCSSQGHERQRKGPSDHQLPSFVYHLLVPSVILILLAVGGLLFYRWRRRSRRELQIVASPMEQPEGSPLTQDEDRQVELPV, from the exons ATGACCGCGCGGGGCGCCGCCGGGCACTGCCCTCCCACG ACATGGCTGGGccctctgctgctgctggtctgtcTCCTGGCGAGCAGGACTACTACCGAGGAGGTGTCGGAGCACTGTAGCCACTTGATTGGGAATGGACACCTGCAGTTCCTGCAGCAGCTG ATTGACAGTCAGATGGAGACCTCGTGCCAAATTTCCTTTGAGTTTGTAGACCAGGAGCAGTTG AACGACTCCGTGTGCTACCTTAAGAAGGCACTTCTCCTGATGCAAGACACAATGGACGTCACTATGCGCTTCAAAGACAACACCCCCAATGCCAATGTCATTGTCCAGCTCCAGGAGCTCTCTCTGAGGCTGAAGAGCTGCTTCACCAAGGACTATGAAGAGCAGGACAGG GCCTGTGTCCGAACTTTCCATGAGACGCCTCTCCAGTTGCTGGAGAAGATCAAGAATATCTTTAATGAAACAAAGAATCTCCTTAAAAAGGACTGGAACGTTTTCAGCAAGAACTGCAACAACATCTTTGCTAAATGCTCCAGCCAAG GCCATGAGAGGCAGCGCAAGGGTCCCTCTGACCACCAGCTCCCCAGCTTTGTTTACCACCTGCTGGTGCCCAGTGTCATCCTGATCCTGCTGGCTGTTGGTGGCCTCCTGTTCTACAGGTGGAGGCGGCGG AGCCGTCGAGAGCTTCAGATAGTGGCTTCTCCCATGGAGCAACCAGAGGGCAG CCCCCTGACCCAGGACGAGGACAGACAGGTGGAATTGCCAGTGTAG
- the CSF1 gene encoding macrophage colony-stimulating factor 1 isoform X1, producing MTARGAAGHCPPTTWLGPLLLLVCLLASRTTTEEVSEHCSHLIGNGHLQFLQQLIDSQMETSCQISFEFVDQEQLNDSVCYLKKALLLMQDTMDVTMRFKDNTPNANVIVQLQELSLRLKSCFTKDYEEQDRACVRTFHETPLQLLEKIKNIFNETKNLLKKDWNVFSKNCNNIFAKCSSQDMVTKPDCNCLYPKATPSSDLTSVAPQQPLTPSIAPMAGLTWADSEGTESSSLLPSEQPLHTMEQGRAKQRPPRSTCQSFESPETPGIEGSPTGDSPQPHPPIGAPITGMEEILDSVLGTNLVLEEASGEAGEGPIPQGAELPSSRLGGGSDQAETARPSNFLSASSPLSRSAKGWQPADVTSTPLSMVGPVRPTEAWSHTPDKMDHSSASPRDRQEPGSARTPALRPQSLSSPSILSSQPRLPKSHSWGNMLPLEELEGKRSTRDRRSITEYRRGHASEGVARPPARSNSVPLTDAGHERQRKGPSDHQLPSFVYHLLVPSVILILLAVGGLLFYRWRRRSRRELQIVASPMEQPEGSPLTQDEDRQVELPV from the exons ATGACCGCGCGGGGCGCCGCCGGGCACTGCCCTCCCACG ACATGGCTGGGccctctgctgctgctggtctgtcTCCTGGCGAGCAGGACTACTACCGAGGAGGTGTCGGAGCACTGTAGCCACTTGATTGGGAATGGACACCTGCAGTTCCTGCAGCAGCTG ATTGACAGTCAGATGGAGACCTCGTGCCAAATTTCCTTTGAGTTTGTAGACCAGGAGCAGTTG AACGACTCCGTGTGCTACCTTAAGAAGGCACTTCTCCTGATGCAAGACACAATGGACGTCACTATGCGCTTCAAAGACAACACCCCCAATGCCAATGTCATTGTCCAGCTCCAGGAGCTCTCTCTGAGGCTGAAGAGCTGCTTCACCAAGGACTATGAAGAGCAGGACAGG GCCTGTGTCCGAACTTTCCATGAGACGCCTCTCCAGTTGCTGGAGAAGATCAAGAATATCTTTAATGAAACAAAGAATCTCCTTAAAAAGGACTGGAACGTTTTCAGCAAGAACTGCAACAACATCTTTGCTAAATGCTCCAGCCAAG ATATGGTGACCAAGCCTGATTGCAACTGCCTGTACCCTAAAGCCACCCCTAGCAGTGACCTGACCTCTGTCGCCCCTCAGCAGCCCCTCACCCCCTCCATAGCCCCTATGGCTGGCTTGACCTGGGCTGACTCTGAGGGAACAGagagcagctccctcttgcccaGTGAGCAGCCCCTTCACACAATGGAACAGGGCCGTGCCAAGCAGCGACCACCCAGGAGCACCTGCCAGAGCTTTGAGTCGCCAGAGACCCCAGGCATCGAGGGCAGCCCCACTGGAGATtcacctcagccccaccccccaaTTGGGGCGCCCATCACTGGGATGGAGGAAATTCttgactctgtgctgggcactaaCTTGGTCCTGGAAGAGGCCTCTGGAGAGGCTGGTGAGGGTCCTATACCCCAAGGGGCTGAGCTTCCCTCCTccaggctgggaggaggcagtgaCCAGGCAGAGACCGCCAGACCCAGCAACTTCCTCTCAGCATCTTCACCACTCTCCAGGTCGGCAAAAGGCTGGCAGCCTGCGGATGTAACTAGCACGCCCCTGTCCATGGTGGGCCCCGTGAGACCCACTGAGGCTTGGAGTCACACACCCGATAAGATGGACCATTCATCTGCCTCACCCAGGGACCGCCAGGAGCCAGGCTCTGCCAGAACCCCAGCCCTGCGCCCGCAAAGCCTCAGCAGTCCCTCCATCCTCTCATCTCAGCCAAGGCTTCCCAAAAGCCACTCCTGGGGCAACATGCTGCCCCTGGAGGAGCTGGAAGGCAAAAGGAGCACCAGGGATCGGAGGAGCATCACAGAGTACCGCAGAGGACACGCAAGTGAGGGGGTGGCCAGGCCCCCGGCCCGTTCTAACTCCGTTCCTTTGACTGACGCAGGCCATGAGAGGCAGCGCAAGGGTCCCTCTGACCACCAGCTCCCCAGCTTTGTTTACCACCTGCTGGTGCCCAGTGTCATCCTGATCCTGCTGGCTGTTGGTGGCCTCCTGTTCTACAGGTGGAGGCGGCGG AGCCGTCGAGAGCTTCAGATAGTGGCTTCTCCCATGGAGCAACCAGAGGGCAG CCCCCTGACCCAGGACGAGGACAGACAGGTGGAATTGCCAGTGTAG
- the CSF1 gene encoding macrophage colony-stimulating factor 1 isoform X2, protein MTARGAAGHCPPTTWLGPLLLLVCLLASRTTTEEVSEHCSHLIGNGHLQFLQQLNDSVCYLKKALLLMQDTMDVTMRFKDNTPNANVIVQLQELSLRLKSCFTKDYEEQDRACVRTFHETPLQLLEKIKNIFNETKNLLKKDWNVFSKNCNNIFAKCSSQDMVTKPDCNCLYPKATPSSDLTSVAPQQPLTPSIAPMAGLTWADSEGTESSSLLPSEQPLHTMEQGRAKQRPPRSTCQSFESPETPGIEGSPTGDSPQPHPPIGAPITGMEEILDSVLGTNLVLEEASGEAGEGPIPQGAELPSSRLGGGSDQAETARPSNFLSASSPLSRSAKGWQPADVTSTPLSMVGPVRPTEAWSHTPDKMDHSSASPRDRQEPGSARTPALRPQSLSSPSILSSQPRLPKSHSWGNMLPLEELEGKRSTRDRRSITEYRRGHASEGVARPPARSNSVPLTDAGHERQRKGPSDHQLPSFVYHLLVPSVILILLAVGGLLFYRWRRRSRRELQIVASPMEQPEGSPLTQDEDRQVELPV, encoded by the exons ATGACCGCGCGGGGCGCCGCCGGGCACTGCCCTCCCACG ACATGGCTGGGccctctgctgctgctggtctgtcTCCTGGCGAGCAGGACTACTACCGAGGAGGTGTCGGAGCACTGTAGCCACTTGATTGGGAATGGACACCTGCAGTTCCTGCAGCAGCTG AACGACTCCGTGTGCTACCTTAAGAAGGCACTTCTCCTGATGCAAGACACAATGGACGTCACTATGCGCTTCAAAGACAACACCCCCAATGCCAATGTCATTGTCCAGCTCCAGGAGCTCTCTCTGAGGCTGAAGAGCTGCTTCACCAAGGACTATGAAGAGCAGGACAGG GCCTGTGTCCGAACTTTCCATGAGACGCCTCTCCAGTTGCTGGAGAAGATCAAGAATATCTTTAATGAAACAAAGAATCTCCTTAAAAAGGACTGGAACGTTTTCAGCAAGAACTGCAACAACATCTTTGCTAAATGCTCCAGCCAAG ATATGGTGACCAAGCCTGATTGCAACTGCCTGTACCCTAAAGCCACCCCTAGCAGTGACCTGACCTCTGTCGCCCCTCAGCAGCCCCTCACCCCCTCCATAGCCCCTATGGCTGGCTTGACCTGGGCTGACTCTGAGGGAACAGagagcagctccctcttgcccaGTGAGCAGCCCCTTCACACAATGGAACAGGGCCGTGCCAAGCAGCGACCACCCAGGAGCACCTGCCAGAGCTTTGAGTCGCCAGAGACCCCAGGCATCGAGGGCAGCCCCACTGGAGATtcacctcagccccaccccccaaTTGGGGCGCCCATCACTGGGATGGAGGAAATTCttgactctgtgctgggcactaaCTTGGTCCTGGAAGAGGCCTCTGGAGAGGCTGGTGAGGGTCCTATACCCCAAGGGGCTGAGCTTCCCTCCTccaggctgggaggaggcagtgaCCAGGCAGAGACCGCCAGACCCAGCAACTTCCTCTCAGCATCTTCACCACTCTCCAGGTCGGCAAAAGGCTGGCAGCCTGCGGATGTAACTAGCACGCCCCTGTCCATGGTGGGCCCCGTGAGACCCACTGAGGCTTGGAGTCACACACCCGATAAGATGGACCATTCATCTGCCTCACCCAGGGACCGCCAGGAGCCAGGCTCTGCCAGAACCCCAGCCCTGCGCCCGCAAAGCCTCAGCAGTCCCTCCATCCTCTCATCTCAGCCAAGGCTTCCCAAAAGCCACTCCTGGGGCAACATGCTGCCCCTGGAGGAGCTGGAAGGCAAAAGGAGCACCAGGGATCGGAGGAGCATCACAGAGTACCGCAGAGGACACGCAAGTGAGGGGGTGGCCAGGCCCCCGGCCCGTTCTAACTCCGTTCCTTTGACTGACGCAGGCCATGAGAGGCAGCGCAAGGGTCCCTCTGACCACCAGCTCCCCAGCTTTGTTTACCACCTGCTGGTGCCCAGTGTCATCCTGATCCTGCTGGCTGTTGGTGGCCTCCTGTTCTACAGGTGGAGGCGGCGG AGCCGTCGAGAGCTTCAGATAGTGGCTTCTCCCATGGAGCAACCAGAGGGCAG CCCCCTGACCCAGGACGAGGACAGACAGGTGGAATTGCCAGTGTAG